Proteins from one Deinococcus actinosclerus genomic window:
- a CDS encoding HpcH/HpaI aldolase/citrate lyase family protein yields MSTNVRSAGRPSGLARPRSLLFAPGNRADLIAKLPRSAPDAVVIDLEDAIPGTPEAKAAARPVARDAARDLIATAPHLPVFLRVNAVHSPYFAEDLHVLTPELAGVVVPKLERADDVRQVVNALATFGLTLPILAGLETGAGVWHAHEILREDAVRWAYFGAEDYTTDLGGRRTPGGLEVLYARSQVALAARLTGVPALDIVVTALNDPERFREDAALGRALGYAGKLCIHPAQVELAHESFGATPAELTRARALLAAAHDAATQGHGAFSFEGQMVDEPMLAAARAILAQDHAGLPHPGGSHE; encoded by the coding sequence ATGTCAACGAACGTTCGTTCGGCGGGCCGCCCGTCCGGGCTGGCGCGGCCCCGCAGCCTGCTGTTCGCGCCGGGGAACCGCGCCGACCTGATCGCCAAGCTGCCCCGCAGCGCCCCCGACGCGGTGGTCATCGACCTGGAGGACGCCATTCCCGGCACGCCCGAGGCGAAGGCCGCCGCCCGCCCGGTCGCGCGCGACGCGGCGCGGGACCTGATCGCCACCGCGCCGCACCTGCCGGTGTTCCTGCGCGTGAATGCCGTGCATTCGCCATACTTCGCCGAGGACCTGCACGTGCTCACGCCCGAGCTGGCCGGCGTGGTCGTGCCGAAACTGGAACGCGCGGACGACGTGCGGCAGGTCGTAAACGCCCTGGCGACCTTCGGCCTGACCCTCCCCATCCTGGCCGGCCTGGAGACCGGCGCGGGCGTGTGGCACGCGCACGAGATCCTGCGCGAGGACGCCGTGCGCTGGGCGTACTTCGGCGCGGAGGACTACACGACCGACCTGGGAGGCCGCCGCACGCCCGGCGGGCTGGAGGTCCTGTACGCCCGCTCGCAGGTGGCGCTCGCCGCCCGGCTGACCGGCGTCCCCGCGCTGGACATCGTCGTGACCGCCCTGAACGACCCGGAGCGCTTCCGCGAGGACGCCGCGCTGGGCCGCGCGCTGGGCTACGCCGGGAAGCTGTGCATCCACCCGGCCCAGGTCGAACTGGCCCACGAGTCCTTCGGCGCGACGCCCGCCGAGCTGACGCGCGCCCGCGCCCTGCTCGCCGCCGCGCATGACGCCGCCACGCAGGGTCACGGCGCGTTCAGCTTCGAGGGGCAGATGGTGGACGAACCCATGCTCGCCGCCGCGCGCGCCATCCTCGCGCAGGATCACGCCGGACTCCCCCACCCCGGAGGCTCCCATGAATGA
- a CDS encoding MaoC family dehydratase encodes MNEDLNRPQGRYLEELTPGTVIRHRVTRTVTEADNVFFTTMTMNPQPLHLDHEYAAATEFGRPLVNSLLTLSLLVGLSVHELTLGTLVANLGLTDVAFPKPVFHGDTIHAESEVLEVRESRSRPDAGIVVVEHRALNQRGEVVAKCKRTALMQKRPA; translated from the coding sequence ATGAATGAAGACCTGAACCGCCCGCAGGGCCGCTACCTGGAGGAACTGACCCCCGGCACCGTCATCCGGCACCGCGTGACCCGCACGGTCACCGAGGCCGACAACGTGTTCTTCACGACGATGACCATGAACCCGCAGCCGCTGCATCTGGATCACGAGTACGCCGCCGCCACCGAGTTCGGACGGCCCCTGGTGAACAGCCTGCTCACCCTGAGCCTGCTGGTGGGCCTCAGCGTGCACGAACTGACGCTGGGCACCCTGGTCGCCAATCTGGGCCTGACAGACGTGGCGTTCCCGAAACCGGTGTTCCACGGGGACACCATCCACGCCGAATCGGAGGTCCTCGAAGTGCGCGAGAGCCGCAGCCGCCCCGACGCGGGCATCGTGGTCGTGGAGCACCGCGCGCTGAACCAGCGGGGCGAGGTCGTCGCGAAGTGCAAGCGGACCGCGCTGATGCAGAAACGCCCGGCCTGA